In Urechidicola croceus, a single window of DNA contains:
- a CDS encoding metallophosphoesterase family protein, with product MKIALFSDIHSNLPALESFFLDLEKREIDAIYCLGDLVGYNIWPNEVIDEIRKRKIPTIAGNYDFGIGRNSNDCGCAYKTDDEKSNGAISISLTNKLINDKNRAYLRTLPAHIKVEFQLNGDTLNLLMVHGSPRKINEYLFEDRADKSMIRIMEQANADIMCFGHTHKPYHRTFKSPNESKLHYRHAINLGSIGKPKDSDNRGSYVILTINENSSIKNKDSISVKFVKFKYNIEKAASAVENSILPNSYADNLRNGY from the coding sequence ATGAAAATTGCCTTATTTAGTGATATACACTCTAACCTTCCTGCATTAGAATCCTTTTTTCTTGATTTAGAAAAAAGAGAAATCGATGCTATTTATTGTCTTGGAGATTTGGTAGGTTATAATATTTGGCCTAATGAAGTAATCGACGAAATAAGAAAAAGAAAAATACCAACCATAGCAGGAAATTATGATTTTGGTATAGGAAGAAATAGCAACGATTGTGGTTGTGCATACAAAACAGATGATGAAAAATCAAATGGCGCCATTTCTATTTCTTTGACCAACAAATTGATAAATGATAAAAACAGGGCATATTTAAGAACACTTCCTGCACATATTAAAGTTGAATTTCAACTCAATGGAGATACATTAAATTTATTGATGGTTCATGGCAGCCCAAGAAAAATAAATGAATACCTATTTGAAGATAGGGCTGACAAAAGTATGATAAGAATAATGGAGCAAGCTAATGCTGATATTATGTGCTTTGGACACACCCATAAACCTTACCATAGAACATTCAAATCACCAAATGAAAGTAAACTGCATTATAGACACGCTATCAATTTAGGTTCAATTGGAAAACCTAAAGACAGTGATAACCGAGGAAGCTATGTCATTTTAACAATAAACGAGAACAGTTCTATTAAAAATAAAGACAGTATCTCTGTAAAATTTGTGAAATTTAAGTATAATATAGAAAAAGCGGCTTCGGCAGTTGAAAATAGTATTTTACCCAACAGTTATGCTGATAATTTGAGAAACGGATATTAA
- the trmD gene encoding tRNA (guanosine(37)-N1)-methyltransferase TrmD, with product MRIDIITVSPDLIKSPFEHSIIKRAIDKGLVDVHFHDLRKYALNKYGKIDDYQFGGGAGMVLMIEPIATCIADLQDERNYDEIIYMTPDAKTLNQQTANTLSLKENIIILTGHYKGVDQRVRDKFITKEISIGDYVLSGGELAAAVLCDAVIRLIPGVLGDETSALTDSYQDNLLSPPVYTRPSEYEGMKVPDILLSGNFPKIDEWRADKALEHTKNIRPDLLENKD from the coding sequence ATGCGAATAGATATTATTACAGTTTCACCAGATTTAATTAAAAGTCCCTTTGAGCATTCCATTATAAAACGTGCTATAGATAAGGGTTTAGTAGACGTACATTTTCATGATTTACGTAAATATGCATTAAATAAATATGGTAAAATTGATGATTATCAATTTGGTGGTGGAGCAGGAATGGTCTTAATGATTGAACCAATTGCAACTTGTATTGCTGATTTACAAGACGAGAGAAATTATGATGAAATAATTTATATGACACCTGATGCAAAAACATTAAATCAACAAACAGCAAACACCCTTTCACTAAAAGAGAATATTATTATACTAACTGGTCATTATAAAGGTGTCGATCAGCGCGTAAGAGATAAATTTATAACCAAAGAAATTTCTATTGGAGATTATGTTTTGAGTGGTGGTGAACTAGCAGCAGCAGTTTTATGTGATGCTGTAATACGATTAATTCCGGGTGTTTTGGGTGATGAAACCTCTGCCCTCACCGATTCCTACCAAGATAATTTATTATCTCCTCCAGTATACACAAGACCTTCAGAATATGAAGGAATGAAAGTTCCCGACATTTTACTCTCAGGAAACTTTCCTAAAATTGATGAATGGCGTGCAGATAAAGCACTGGAACACACCAAGAATATACGTCCAGATCTCTTAGAAAATAAAGATTAA
- the murQ gene encoding N-acetylmuramic acid 6-phosphate etherase — MDFNKITEQSSNYNHLEKMNVNELLTNINNEDKKVALAVEKSIPEIEKLVTEIVSKLNNNGRLFYIGAGTSGRLGILDASECPPTFGVSNDLVIGLIAGGDTAIRKAVENAEDSTTQGWIDLQRKNISKNDVVIGIAASGTTPYVISTLKKCNENNITTGCITMNEGSPLALTAQFPIVCVVGPEFVTGSSRMKAGTAQKLILNMISTSSMILLGKVKGNKMVDMQLSNEKLVKRGTKMIMDELNIDKQTANLLLLKYGSVRNAVNNYNEQ; from the coding sequence ATGGACTTTAATAAAATTACTGAGCAATCTTCAAATTACAATCATTTAGAAAAAATGAATGTGAATGAGTTATTGACAAATATCAATAATGAAGATAAAAAAGTTGCACTTGCCGTAGAAAAATCAATTCCTGAAATTGAAAAACTAGTCACCGAGATTGTTTCAAAATTAAACAACAACGGTCGCTTATTTTATATTGGCGCAGGCACAAGCGGAAGATTAGGAATTTTAGATGCTTCTGAATGCCCGCCAACATTTGGAGTTTCAAATGATTTAGTTATTGGTTTAATAGCTGGAGGTGATACCGCCATAAGAAAAGCAGTTGAAAATGCCGAAGATTCAACTACTCAAGGTTGGATAGATTTACAAAGAAAAAACATTTCTAAAAATGATGTAGTAATAGGAATTGCTGCTTCAGGAACAACACCATACGTGATATCAACACTTAAAAAATGTAACGAAAATAATATTACAACTGGATGTATTACAATGAATGAAGGAAGTCCGCTTGCATTAACAGCACAATTTCCTATTGTTTGTGTAGTTGGACCTGAATTTGTTACAGGAAGTTCAAGAATGAAAGCAGGAACAGCACAAAAATTAATCTTAAATATGATTTCTACCTCATCAATGATTTTATTGGGAAAAGTGAAAGGAAATAAAATGGTAGATATGCAATTATCAAATGAAAAACTTGTAAAAAGAGGGACTAAAATGATAATGGATGAATTGAATATTGATAAACAAACTGCTAATCTGTTACTTTTAAAATATGGCAGTGTTAGAAATGCGGTAAATAATTATAATGAGCAGTAG
- the rplS gene encoding 50S ribosomal protein L19, translating into MADLVKFVQDEFVSKNEFPEFSAGDTITVYYEIKEGEKTRTQHFRGVVIQKKGSGSSETFTIRKMSGTIGVERIFPINLPALQKVEVNKQGKVRRARIYYFRGLTGKKARIKEVRR; encoded by the coding sequence ATGGCAGATTTAGTAAAATTCGTACAAGACGAATTTGTTTCAAAAAATGAATTCCCTGAATTTTCAGCAGGAGATACGATTACAGTATATTACGAAATTAAAGAAGGTGAAAAAACTCGTACTCAGCACTTTAGAGGTGTTGTAATCCAAAAGAAAGGCTCAGGATCTTCTGAAACTTTTACTATCAGAAAAATGTCTGGTACTATTGGAGTAGAGCGTATTTTCCCTATCAATTTACCAGCACTTCAAAAAGTTGAAGTAAACAAGCAAGGTAAAGTTAGAAGAGCTCGTATCTACTACTTTAGAGGACTTACTGGTAAAAAAGCAAGAATTAAAGAAGTTAGAAGATAA
- a CDS encoding DUF6095 family protein, producing MSSSKEIIFRGIKYLGIALPLMFLGPFILSIGLRAKNDGIYIWLIIGIIICITAMILGFLGIRTILKGFFDTNE from the coding sequence ATGAGCAGTAGTAAAGAAATAATATTCAGGGGAATTAAATATTTGGGAATAGCATTACCTTTAATGTTTTTAGGTCCATTTATTTTATCAATAGGATTGAGGGCCAAAAATGATGGTATTTATATTTGGCTTATTATAGGAATTATTATTTGTATTACAGCAATGATATTGGGTTTTCTTGGGATAAGAACTATTCTAAAAGGTTTTTTCGATACAAATGAGTAG
- a CDS encoding NADP-dependent isocitrate dehydrogenase, with amino-acid sequence MTKNTSKIFYTVTDEAPALATYSWLPIVKAFTHTADIEVETKNISLAGRVLANFPENLTEEQKQNDALAELGVLAKDPEANIIKLPNISASLPQLKAVINELQSKGFNVPSYPEQFNTDEEKELKIRFAKVLGSAVNPVLREGNSDRRAPKPVKNYARKNPHSMGVWTADSKTHVATMGEGDFASNEKSVTVSEPTDIRIEHIDNSGNITVLKEKVSLLSGEIIDATVMSKKALLAFIDKEIASAKDQGVLFSLHMKATMMKVSDPIIFGHVVRTFFKDVFAKHSTDLAKIGVNVNNGFGNLLNEIKELPEAKRKEIEADIKTALENGPSLAMVNSDKGITNLHVPSDVIIDASMPAMIRNGGQMWNSEGKAEDTKAVIPDSSYAGIFQATIDFCKKHGAFDPTTMGSVSNVGLMAQKAEEYGSHDKTFEIASNGTVRVVNTSNITLIEHNVEEGDIWRMCQTKDLPIQDWVKLAVKRARATDTPAIFWLDKNRAHDAELIKKVNTYLPNHDTSGLDIQIMSPVDATSFSLERIQKGLDTISVTGNVLRDYNTDLFPILEVGTSAKMLSIVPLMNGGGLFETGAGGSAPKHVEQFTTENHLRWDSLGEFLALAVSLEHLAESKNNKRAQILADALDLATIKLLDTGKSPSRKVNELDNRGSHFYLALYWAEALANQNDDTELKSKFLTIAQELKNNESKIVADLINVQGHKVDLEGYYLPNASKVSESMRPSTIFNKILSKI; translated from the coding sequence ATGACAAAAAATACATCTAAAATCTTTTACACCGTTACCGATGAAGCTCCAGCATTAGCAACTTATTCTTGGTTACCAATCGTAAAAGCATTTACTCATACAGCAGATATTGAGGTTGAAACTAAAAACATCTCATTGGCTGGCAGAGTTTTAGCCAACTTCCCTGAGAATCTTACCGAAGAACAAAAACAAAATGATGCACTTGCAGAGTTAGGTGTTTTAGCTAAAGATCCTGAGGCAAACATTATAAAACTACCAAATATTAGCGCTTCATTACCACAATTAAAAGCTGTAATAAACGAATTACAATCTAAAGGTTTCAATGTTCCTAGTTATCCAGAACAATTCAACACTGATGAAGAAAAAGAACTAAAAATTCGTTTTGCTAAAGTACTTGGTAGTGCGGTAAATCCGGTTTTACGTGAAGGAAATTCTGACCGTAGAGCACCTAAACCAGTAAAAAATTATGCTAGAAAAAATCCACATTCAATGGGAGTTTGGACGGCAGACTCTAAAACTCATGTTGCAACAATGGGTGAAGGAGATTTCGCTTCAAACGAAAAATCTGTAACTGTTTCAGAACCGACCGATATAAGAATTGAACACATTGACAATTCAGGAAATATTACAGTATTAAAAGAAAAAGTATCATTATTAAGCGGAGAAATTATTGACGCAACAGTAATGAGTAAAAAAGCATTATTAGCATTTATTGACAAAGAAATTGCATCAGCTAAAGATCAAGGGGTTTTGTTTTCATTACACATGAAAGCAACTATGATGAAAGTTTCTGATCCAATCATTTTTGGTCATGTAGTTAGAACATTTTTCAAAGATGTATTTGCAAAACATAGTACTGATTTGGCTAAAATTGGTGTAAACGTAAATAATGGTTTTGGAAATTTACTAAACGAAATTAAAGAATTACCAGAGGCAAAAAGAAAAGAAATTGAAGCAGATATTAAAACTGCTCTTGAAAATGGACCTTCTCTTGCAATGGTTAATAGTGATAAAGGAATTACAAATTTACACGTACCAAGTGATGTAATTATTGATGCATCTATGCCAGCAATGATTCGCAATGGTGGGCAAATGTGGAATTCTGAAGGAAAAGCAGAAGATACTAAAGCAGTTATTCCTGATAGTAGTTATGCTGGTATTTTTCAAGCAACTATTGATTTTTGTAAAAAACACGGTGCTTTTGACCCAACTACAATGGGTTCTGTTTCTAATGTTGGATTGATGGCACAAAAAGCAGAAGAATATGGCTCACACGATAAGACTTTTGAAATTGCTTCAAATGGAACTGTTCGCGTAGTAAATACTTCAAACATAACATTGATTGAGCATAACGTTGAAGAAGGTGATATTTGGAGAATGTGTCAAACAAAAGATTTGCCTATTCAAGATTGGGTAAAATTAGCAGTTAAAAGAGCACGTGCTACTGATACACCAGCAATATTCTGGTTAGACAAAAACAGAGCTCATGATGCCGAATTGATTAAAAAAGTAAATACGTATTTACCAAATCATGATACTTCTGGATTAGATATTCAAATTATGTCTCCAGTAGATGCTACTTCATTCTCGCTAGAAAGAATTCAAAAAGGATTAGACACGATTTCGGTAACTGGAAATGTATTGAGAGATTACAACACAGATCTATTTCCTATCCTAGAAGTTGGAACAAGTGCTAAAATGCTATCGATTGTTCCTTTAATGAATGGCGGTGGTTTATTTGAAACTGGTGCAGGAGGTTCTGCTCCAAAGCACGTTGAACAATTCACTACTGAAAATCATTTAAGATGGGATTCTTTAGGAGAGTTTTTGGCATTGGCAGTTTCTTTAGAACACTTAGCTGAGAGCAAAAACAATAAAAGAGCACAAATCTTAGCTGATGCTTTAGATTTAGCCACTATAAAATTATTAGATACAGGAAAATCACCATCACGTAAAGTAAATGAATTAGACAACCGAGGTAGTCATTTTTACCTTGCCTTGTATTGGGCTGAAGCTTTAGCAAATCAAAATGATGATACTGAATTGAAATCTAAATTCTTAACAATTGCACAAGAATTAAAAAACAATGAATCCAAAATTGTTGCTGATTTAATTAATGTTCAAGGGCATAAAGTTGATTTAGAAGGTTATTATCTACCTAACGCTTCAAAGGTGTCAGAATCAATGAGACCAAGTACTATATTCAACAAAATATTATCTAAAATATAA
- a CDS encoding ATP-grasp domain-containing protein, with protein MSRNTTFHKLINWEYWPAFMFYIPNVPYAAYLAIKAKSLMFFTAVNPAIKHSGNGAESKYKTIQLIPEKFRPKTVFVNHNDKFDTVINKIIYEQINFPLIAKPDIGFRGLLVQKIDSKELLKEYLSKYPIDIIIQELITFKNECGIFYYRLPNKKEGTITSITLKKFLTVIADGTSTLSELILKDERAQIYYSILKEIHKEQMYSIPKKGKQIELTIIGNHAKGTQFIDGNHLINKQITSTIDKLNREIKGWYYGRLDIKYDTFEKLMNGKDFKILEINGIISEPTHVYDATKHSYFDALKAIKNHWKIIYKVGTINHKKRNIVYTNTSDFINEMIYLKKYTTKIKKLSL; from the coding sequence ATGAGTAGAAATACAACTTTTCACAAACTTATCAATTGGGAATATTGGCCTGCGTTTATGTTTTATATTCCTAATGTACCTTATGCTGCTTATTTAGCAATTAAAGCCAAAAGTCTAATGTTTTTTACTGCTGTAAATCCAGCAATTAAACATTCAGGAAATGGTGCTGAATCAAAGTACAAAACCATACAACTTATTCCAGAAAAATTTAGACCTAAAACTGTTTTTGTCAATCATAATGATAAGTTCGATACTGTTATCAATAAAATTATTTATGAGCAAATTAACTTTCCATTAATAGCCAAACCTGATATTGGGTTTAGAGGTTTACTTGTTCAAAAAATAGATTCTAAAGAACTATTAAAAGAGTATTTATCTAAATATCCTATTGATATAATCATACAGGAATTAATTACTTTTAAAAATGAATGTGGAATTTTTTATTATAGATTACCGAATAAAAAAGAGGGAACTATCACCTCTATAACACTAAAAAAATTCTTAACTGTAATTGCTGATGGTACTTCTACTCTTTCAGAATTGATTTTAAAAGATGAAAGAGCCCAAATTTATTATTCAATTTTAAAAGAAATTCACAAAGAGCAAATGTATTCCATTCCTAAAAAAGGGAAACAAATAGAATTAACAATTATAGGAAATCACGCTAAAGGAACTCAATTTATTGACGGAAATCATTTAATTAATAAACAAATAACCAGTACTATTGATAAATTAAATCGAGAAATTAAAGGTTGGTACTACGGAAGACTTGATATAAAATATGATACTTTTGAAAAATTAATGAATGGAAAAGATTTCAAAATTCTTGAAATAAATGGTATAATTTCAGAACCTACTCATGTATACGATGCGACAAAACATTCGTATTTTGATGCCCTAAAGGCCATTAAGAATCACTGGAAAATCATTTATAAAGTTGGAACAATCAACCATAAAAAAAGAAATATAGTTTATACCAACACTTCCGATTTCATTAATGAAATGATTTATTTAAAAAAATATACTACCAAAATAAAAAAACTAAGCCTCTAA
- a CDS encoding Ig-like domain-containing protein has product MFAKKIHIQLFALVLLLSIFNSWSQNEPPTLTATGDQVYCPLSEINVATDFEITDADDAQIEALNIQISTGYEISYETLELTGNHPNINAVWDNGQGKLTLESSNGGLVNLSDLNAAAKDVIFKSTNPQPSGERYFSFTIGNANYLPSTGHYYEYVSDPLITWTEARDAAENRYYFGLQGYLVTILSEEEAQMSGEQAAGVGWIGGSDAFNEGEWKWVTGPENGTVFWNGDFNGSTPNFAFWNTNEPNNSGGEDYAHITASNIGIPGSWNDLPNEGGTFDYIAQGYVVEYGGMPGDPTLDISASTKISIPSIISTSVQSPPTCGGAQIQLTATGTTGTTILWYDSETSTTPIHTGTAFTTPFISTPTIYYAYASYGYGTSEECLVGEKTTLIAHINEIPTIIYTSGDTICENGSGELFAEAQVAETINWYDSLTSTTILGTGSLFNTPVVSTTTAFYAEPVYNGCIGDRTNVFLTVQNVQAPTTTQTSQSFCDFDNATIEDIYVTGIDVQWYSSNTSTTPLNDSDLLIDNATYYASQTIDDCESGARLAVNVTLLNTIIPETIEPFELCDDTSVGTDNDGQIIFNLNDYDEEILNGESASDFVITYFTDIDYNNQIPLNEVSNFENTSNPQTIYVRVSSTLNNACYTDNSFELVVNELPDLLTTSVTLTECDDDLNGLEDFNLELKNDELSTDFQNETFTYYETIQEANDGIIGTEIQNPTTYQNQTPDFDTVYVRIENNNQCFKVVEINLDVNPSSAVMDNFSTLNFYECDNGLNTEDGIAIFDFSSATAIIKAQFSPVDVDVYYYETEAEANQLINEIDPTNHENTNSPHTQDIWVRITSELGSDCLAKGIYVKLNTLELPQFEARHPDTAFCLNIGSSLIETFNANGSYQYEWFDEAGNLIPNTDPTTETLTITSGGTYSVIASLFYPNENITCYSTPREIEVIESTPAILSINDLLITDDSENNTITINTTNLGIGDYEFSLAGGLYQDEPFFDNVAPGIHILSVNDKNDCGEFSIEVSVIGFPRFFTPNNDGENDTWQIKGVGENFFASSLIHIYDRFGKIVAKVDPTSDGWNGYYNGYALPSSDYWFTAELIDHEGNIRSKKGHFSLIRRSY; this is encoded by the coding sequence ATGTTTGCAAAAAAGATTCATATTCAACTATTTGCTTTAGTTTTACTATTATCAATATTTAATAGTTGGTCACAAAATGAACCTCCAACATTAACTGCAACAGGAGATCAAGTATATTGCCCACTTTCAGAAATAAATGTTGCTACAGATTTTGAAATTACTGATGCTGATGATGCTCAAATTGAGGCTTTAAACATTCAAATATCAACAGGGTATGAAATAAGTTATGAAACTTTAGAATTAACTGGAAATCATCCAAACATAAATGCAGTTTGGGACAATGGTCAAGGAAAACTAACACTAGAAAGTTCAAATGGTGGATTGGTAAACTTGTCTGATTTAAATGCTGCAGCTAAAGACGTCATCTTTAAAAGTACAAATCCACAACCCTCTGGTGAGCGATATTTTTCATTTACAATAGGAAATGCTAATTATTTGCCATCTACAGGACACTATTATGAGTACGTTTCAGACCCATTAATAACATGGACCGAAGCAAGAGATGCAGCAGAAAATAGATATTATTTTGGTTTACAAGGATATTTGGTTACAATATTATCTGAAGAAGAAGCACAAATGTCTGGAGAACAAGCAGCAGGTGTGGGCTGGATTGGTGGTAGTGATGCTTTTAATGAAGGTGAATGGAAATGGGTAACCGGGCCAGAAAATGGTACTGTATTTTGGAATGGAGACTTTAATGGAAGTACACCAAATTTCGCTTTTTGGAATACAAATGAACCTAATAATTCAGGAGGAGAAGACTATGCTCATATTACAGCGTCAAATATTGGAATTCCCGGATCTTGGAATGATTTACCAAATGAAGGCGGAACATTTGATTATATTGCTCAAGGATACGTAGTTGAATATGGAGGAATGCCAGGAGATCCTACTTTAGACATTTCGGCAAGTACTAAAATTTCAATTCCATCAATTATTTCAACATCAGTACAATCGCCCCCAACTTGTGGCGGTGCTCAAATTCAATTAACTGCTACTGGTACAACTGGCACAACTATACTTTGGTATGATTCTGAAACAAGCACAACACCAATTCACACTGGAACAGCTTTTACAACACCCTTTATAAGCACACCCACCATTTATTATGCTTATGCATCTTATGGTTATGGGACTTCAGAAGAATGCTTGGTAGGTGAAAAAACTACTTTAATTGCACATATTAATGAAATTCCTACCATAATTTATACTAGTGGAGATACAATATGTGAAAACGGTTCTGGAGAATTATTTGCAGAAGCTCAAGTAGCAGAAACAATTAACTGGTATGATAGCCTTACAAGTACTACTATTTTAGGAACAGGAAGTTTATTTAATACACCTGTTGTTTCAACAACAACAGCATTCTATGCAGAACCTGTTTATAATGGATGTATTGGAGATCGAACCAACGTGTTTTTAACTGTTCAAAATGTACAAGCTCCTACAACAACTCAAACTTCTCAATCATTTTGTGATTTTGATAATGCAACAATTGAAGATATTTATGTAACAGGAATTGACGTTCAATGGTATTCATCTAATACAAGTACAACTCCATTAAACGACTCCGATTTATTAATAGATAATGCAACATATTATGCTTCACAAACTATTGATGATTGTGAAAGCGGAGCAAGATTAGCAGTAAATGTTACATTACTAAATACTATTATACCTGAAACTATTGAACCGTTTGAACTTTGTGATGATACAAGTGTTGGAACAGATAATGATGGACAAATTATTTTTAATCTTAATGATTATGATGAAGAAATATTGAATGGAGAATCTGCAAGTGATTTTGTAATAACTTATTTTACTGATATTGATTACAACAATCAAATCCCTTTAAATGAAGTGTCTAATTTTGAAAATACGAGTAACCCACAAACAATCTACGTTAGGGTTTCAAGCACCCTAAATAACGCATGTTATACAGATAATTCTTTTGAATTAGTTGTAAATGAATTACCTGATTTACTAACTACCTCTGTAACTTTAACAGAATGTGATGATGATTTAAATGGTTTAGAAGATTTTAATTTGGAATTGAAAAATGATGAACTTTCTACCGATTTTCAAAATGAAACTTTTACGTATTATGAAACAATACAAGAGGCAAATGATGGAATTATAGGAACCGAAATTCAAAACCCAACAACATACCAAAATCAAACACCTGATTTTGACACAGTATATGTAAGAATTGAAAACAACAATCAATGCTTCAAAGTTGTCGAAATAAATTTAGATGTGAATCCTTCTAGTGCAGTTATGGACAATTTCTCAACCTTAAACTTTTATGAATGTGATAATGGATTAAATACTGAAGATGGCATTGCAATATTTGATTTTAGTTCTGCTACAGCAATAATTAAAGCACAATTCTCACCTGTTGATGTAGATGTTTATTATTATGAAACTGAAGCAGAAGCAAATCAACTAATTAATGAAATTGACCCAACAAATCATGAAAACACTAATTCTCCACATACACAAGATATTTGGGTTCGAATTACGAGTGAATTAGGTAGTGATTGTTTGGCAAAAGGAATTTATGTCAAACTCAACACATTAGAACTTCCTCAGTTTGAAGCAAGACATCCTGACACTGCTTTTTGTCTTAATATAGGAAGTAGTTTAATAGAAACATTCAACGCAAATGGTTCATACCAATATGAGTGGTTTGATGAAGCTGGTAATCTTATTCCAAATACAGATCCAACTACTGAAACATTAACAATTACGTCTGGTGGAACATATTCTGTTATTGCGAGTTTATTTTACCCTAATGAAAATATTACATGTTATTCAACCCCTCGAGAAATAGAAGTTATTGAATCTACTCCTGCAATTTTAAGTATTAATGACTTATTAATTACTGACGATTCAGAGAACAATACAATCACAATTAATACAACCAATTTAGGCATTGGTGATTATGAATTTTCTTTGGCTGGTGGTCTATATCAAGACGAACCATTTTTTGATAATGTAGCACCAGGAATTCATATTTTATCTGTAAATGATAAAAATGATTGTGGTGAATTTTCTATAGAAGTTTCTGTTATTGGTTTTCCAAGATTTTTTACACCAAATAATGATGGTGAAAATGACACATGGCAAATTAAAGGTGTTGGAGAAAATTTCTTTGCATCTTCGCTAATCCATATTTATGATCGGTTTGGTAAAATAGTTGCCAAGGTAGACCCAACAAGTGATGGTTGGAATGGCTACTATAATGGTTATGCCCTACCATCATCTGACTATTGGTTTACTGCAGAACTAATTGATCATGAAGGAAATATTCGTTCTAAAAAAGGTCACTTCAGCCTTATTCGAAGAAGTTATTAA
- a CDS encoding ArsR/SmtB family transcription factor, with translation MGLAKTEIFTDQQNEIAIFAKVFGHPARIAILQQLFKLDTCFCGGLVDEIGLAQPTISQHLKELKHLGLIKGTVEGTSVCYCIDKENWLKMKEIIIPFLDQDLIDKDNCC, from the coding sequence ATGGGATTAGCAAAAACAGAAATCTTTACAGACCAACAAAACGAAATTGCAATTTTCGCAAAAGTCTTTGGGCATCCGGCAAGAATTGCCATTTTACAACAATTATTTAAATTAGACACCTGTTTCTGCGGAGGTTTGGTAGACGAAATTGGTTTAGCACAACCAACAATATCACAACACCTTAAAGAATTAAAACATTTAGGATTGATAAAAGGTACAGTTGAAGGAACTAGTGTTTGTTATTGTATAGATAAAGAAAATTGGTTAAAAATGAAGGAGATTATAATACCATTTTTAGATCAAGATTTAATAGATAAAGACAATTGCTGTTAA
- a CDS encoding DinB family protein — MITAIEKNLKRGIKLLNSISDEQYSNTSIAPYYSSIGRHMRHILDIFDCIFIGLPIGQVDLSARTRNELIELKTKEGIQYFNRVIDQLEVYKTLNLEQIINVTDDLGMGKIEQNYTLGGLLIQAHSHAIHHFASLGYIISQLGIEIPDEDFGFNPTTPKNQTLEA; from the coding sequence ATGATTACAGCTATTGAAAAAAACTTAAAGCGTGGAATTAAATTATTAAATTCTATTTCAGATGAACAGTACTCTAATACATCAATAGCTCCTTATTATTCTAGTATTGGAAGACATATGCGCCATATTTTAGATATTTTTGATTGTATTTTTATTGGTTTACCTATTGGTCAAGTAGATTTGTCAGCAAGAACAAGAAACGAATTAATAGAGTTAAAAACAAAAGAAGGTATTCAATATTTTAATCGTGTAATCGATCAACTTGAGGTTTACAAAACTCTCAATTTAGAGCAAATTATTAACGTAACTGATGATTTGGGAATGGGTAAAATTGAGCAGAATTATACTTTAGGAGGTTTATTGATTCAGGCACATAGCCATGCAATACATCATTTTGCTAGTTTAGGATATATAATATCACAATTAGGAATTGAAATTCCTGATGAAGATTTTGGATTCAATCCAACAACTCCAAAGAATCAAACTTTAGAGGCTTAG